From Anaerolineae bacterium:
CGAGGATTGGTTGGAAGTTTTGACCGCCAGAGTCCCGCCCCGGCACGTGGCGGTCAATCGCCAGGCCTTTTTTGCCGGGCGCGAAAGACAATGGTTGGCGGAGACCTAACCCAATGTTTTACGAAGCCGAAAAAACCAAATTCTTAAGGCCCTAGCGTTACCGGACCGTGGTCTCAACCGCTCTCCCCGTAATTGGAGATGGGGCGAAGTTGAGAAAAGTTTGGTAACGCGCCCCCCACGTTCCTGGTCTGGCTCATAGGAGCCGGACGGCAACTATGTTCATACCCTGTCATCACATAAGAATATCACCCAGGAGGGAATCCTATGCCTATTTGGAATCCGGAATTTGAATCCATGCCGCGCGAAGAGTTGGGCAAACTGCAATTGAAACGGCTCAAGGCGACGGTTGAACGCGCGGCCAAAACCTCGCCCTTTTACCGGGAACAGTTGGCGCAAGCAGGTGTTGGCGCGGACGACATCCAATCGCTGGCCGACATCGCCAAACTCCCCTTTACCAACAAAGAGGACTTGCGGCGCAGTTATCCCTGGGGCATGCTCACCGTGCCGTTCAAAGACGTGGTGCGGATCCACGCCTCCAGCGGCACCACCGGCAAGCCCACCGTGGGCGCTTACACCCGGGCCGATCTTGACCTGTGGGCCGAAGTAATGGCCCGCACCATCTTTGCCGGCGGCGTAACCGAAAACGACGTAGTGCATAACAGCTACGGTTACGGCCTTTTCACCGGCGGGTTGGGCTTTCACATTGGCGCGGAAAAGATCGGGGCCACTGTTGTCCCGGCCTCGGCGGGATTGACCCGGCGGCAATTGATGCTGATGGAAGATTTTGGGGCAACGGTGTTGTGCTGTACCCCCTCTTATTCCCTGGTCATTGCCGAAGAGGCGGCGGCTGAAGGCATCAAGATCAAAGACCAACTGAGCCTGCGGGTCGGCTTTTTTGGAGCGGAACCGTGGACCCAAAAAATGCGCGAAGAAATTGAAGCCGCGCTTAACCTCAAAGCCTTTGACATCTACGGTTTAACCGAGATCATCGGCCCCGGGGTGTCCATTGAGTGCGAGCATCGCAACGGGCTGCACATTTTTGAAGACCACTTCTACCCCGAAATCATTGACCCCGCCAGCGGCGAGCCGTTGGGCTACGGCGTTGAAGGCGAACTGGTGTTCACCACCCTCACCCGCGAAGGCATGCCCATTATCCGCTATCGCACCCGCGACCGCTCCGTGCTGCATGCCGAAAAGTGCGCCTGCGGCCGGACCATCGTGCGCATGGAAAAGGTGCTGGGCCGCACCGACGATATGCTCATCATTCGCGGGGTCAACGTTTTCCCCTCGCAAATCGAGCGGGTTCTGCTTGAGTTCAGCGAACTGGAGCCGCATTACCAGATCATGGTTGACCGGGGCCGGCACGAGCTGGATACCGTGGAAATTTGGGTAGAGGGCGTGGACAGACTCTTTATGCCCGTTGACCCTCAGCGCCTGGAAACGCTGGAAAAAGAGATAGAAGAACGTTTGCACCAGGCGCTGGTGATCCACTGCACGGTCAAACTGATGAAACCGCAGAGCATCGAGCGCAGCCTGGGCAAAGCCAAACGGGTGATAGACAGGCGACAGTTGGACAAGTAGCAAATTACAAACCGCAAGTAGCAAATTACAAATTGGATAAAAAAACAAATTATCTAAATAAAGCAAAGAGGAAGAGAATGAAAAACTATAAGTTTCTAAAAGTTTTAGCCGTTTTGGCAGTTTTAACTTTACTGGTGACGGCCTGCGGCCAGGCGGCAGCCCCGGCCCCGGCCCAGCCGCAAGAAGAAGCGCCGGCGGCCCAAGAACAGGCGCCGGCGGGCGAAGAAGGCGAGCCGTACACCATTGGCGTATTTTTCTCGGTCACCGGCCCGGCTTCATCGTTGGGCGTGCCGGAACGGGATACGGCCAATATGATTGTGGAGCAGGTGAATGCAGCGGGCGGCATCAAAGGGCCAGACGGCAAGATGCATAAGCTGGAGATCATCATGGAAGACGACCAGAGCAACGCCGACGAGGGCGTGTTGATTGTCAAAAAGCTGGTGGAAGCAGGTGTGCCGGTAATTGTGGGCGGCACCTCCAGCGGGGTGAGCATGGCCGTGATTGGCACCATCACCGAAGCCAAAGTGCCTTTTATTTCCAATGCCGCTTCCGGGGCCATCATTCAGCCGGTGGAAGAGCGTT
This genomic window contains:
- a CDS encoding phenylacetate--CoA ligase, with protein sequence MPIWNPEFESMPREELGKLQLKRLKATVERAAKTSPFYREQLAQAGVGADDIQSLADIAKLPFTNKEDLRRSYPWGMLTVPFKDVVRIHASSGTTGKPTVGAYTRADLDLWAEVMARTIFAGGVTENDVVHNSYGYGLFTGGLGFHIGAEKIGATVVPASAGLTRRQLMLMEDFGATVLCCTPSYSLVIAEEAAAEGIKIKDQLSLRVGFFGAEPWTQKMREEIEAALNLKAFDIYGLTEIIGPGVSIECEHRNGLHIFEDHFYPEIIDPASGEPLGYGVEGELVFTTLTREGMPIIRYRTRDRSVLHAEKCACGRTIVRMEKVLGRTDDMLIIRGVNVFPSQIERVLLEFSELEPHYQIMVDRGRHELDTVEIWVEGVDRLFMPVDPQRLETLEKEIEERLHQALVIHCTVKLMKPQSIERSLGKAKRVIDRRQLDK